The following proteins are co-located in the Fervidobacterium thailandense genome:
- a CDS encoding LCP family protein yields MKNLVYLFAIIVGIAMSLSVTLLWIDFFVRILIVPTEDPMNILVLGLDKDIGGTRRTDVILVASVDLTNRKLVISSIPRDLMIDGRKINGYFQIEGLEAFKKRIENLTGLEIHRHVIVDYDIFKYLGDELGPVEVFVDRPMHYKDVAQGLEIDFSPGFYKMKGKELLAYLRFRKTAEGDIGRLDKQRVIIEKLAQNAVKKNFITLTSIYKEIKKMSDFNIEIGELVYMYSKLRKGFSIQSVPFPFYIGTDGNLYIDEAKMPDYKASLKGEKRIQEKYRYYVINNAPNKSQDYYEKFTKFFNSLENKPLRVFFEGVDVDFKKNTVLILRKNENLKEFVEDLVKKLQLGYCEIVYTDERFDYIPKYLAIIGELAKNQIQLSFPIDFIMVLTEEIK; encoded by the coding sequence ATGAAGAATCTCGTTTATTTATTTGCAATCATCGTTGGAATCGCCATGTCCCTCAGTGTTACACTACTGTGGATTGATTTCTTCGTAAGAATTCTCATCGTTCCGACGGAGGATCCCATGAATATACTCGTGCTCGGACTCGACAAAGACATCGGTGGTACGCGCCGTACCGACGTCATACTTGTGGCCAGTGTGGATCTCACAAACAGAAAACTCGTTATCTCGAGCATCCCGAGGGACTTAATGATCGACGGTAGGAAGATAAACGGTTATTTCCAAATCGAAGGCCTGGAAGCCTTCAAAAAGCGTATTGAAAACCTCACAGGTTTGGAAATACACCGACACGTTATAGTCGATTACGATATCTTCAAATACCTGGGGGACGAGCTCGGTCCCGTTGAAGTCTTCGTCGACCGGCCAATGCACTACAAAGACGTTGCACAAGGACTGGAAATCGACTTTTCCCCGGGATTCTACAAGATGAAGGGAAAGGAACTCCTTGCGTACCTGCGCTTCAGAAAAACTGCCGAGGGGGACATAGGAAGACTGGACAAACAAAGAGTCATTATCGAAAAACTCGCCCAGAACGCTGTGAAGAAAAACTTCATAACGTTGACGAGCATATACAAAGAAATCAAGAAAATGAGCGATTTTAACATTGAAATAGGTGAGCTTGTGTACATGTACTCCAAGCTCAGGAAAGGTTTCTCGATTCAGAGTGTTCCATTCCCGTTCTACATCGGCACCGATGGAAACTTGTATATAGACGAGGCGAAAATGCCCGATTACAAGGCGAGTCTGAAAGGTGAAAAGCGCATCCAGGAGAAGTACAGGTATTACGTCATCAACAACGCACCCAACAAATCCCAAGATTACTACGAAAAATTCACTAAATTCTTCAACTCCTTGGAGAACAAACCTCTAAGAGTCTTTTTCGAGGGCGTGGATGTGGACTTTAAGAAAAATACCGTACTCATCCTTCGGAAGAACGAGAACCTCAAAGAATTCGTCGAAGACCTCGTTAAGAAACTCCAACTTGGCTATTGTGAAATTGTCTACACCGACGAACGCTTTGATTACATCCCAAAATACCTGGCCATCATTGGCGAGCTGGCAAAGAACCAGATACAGCTATCGTTCCCAATAGATTTCATAATGGTACTCACGGAGGAGATAAAGTGA